In Coriobacteriia bacterium, one genomic interval encodes:
- the gdhA gene encoding NADP-specific glutamate dehydrogenase — protein sequence MSYVQRVIDLVKQKDPNQPEFIQAVTEVLTSLEPVLDAHPEYERAKILERLVEPERVVQFRVPWIDDSGEVQINRGFRVEYNSAIGPYKGGLRFNPTVYLGMLKFLGFEQVFKNALTTLPMGGGKGGSDFDPKGKSNREIMHFCQSFMTELSRHIGPNTDVPAGDLGVGGREIGYLFGQYKRLRNEWSGVLTGKGLEFGGSLARTEATGYGLVYFVDEYLKCHGDSFAGKTVVVHGSGNVAIYAVQKVTQLGGKVVACSDTKGWIYDAEGIDYKVLEDIYNAKRSGHDKGVSLAMYVDQRPGAEWHEGDGRGVWQIPCDVALPCARENTLHLEDAKALVANGCKVVGEGANMPTTLDATAYLQENGVAFFPGKAANAGGVAVSGLEMSQNSERLSWTFEEVDSRLETIMRGIYHTCDDAARAYGHEGNYVMGANIAGFKKVADAMMAQGIV from the coding sequence ATGAGTTATGTGCAGCGCGTCATCGACCTCGTGAAGCAGAAGGACCCGAACCAGCCTGAGTTCATCCAGGCCGTCACCGAGGTTCTGACGTCGCTCGAGCCTGTTCTGGACGCGCATCCCGAGTACGAGCGGGCCAAGATCCTCGAGCGCCTCGTCGAGCCCGAGCGCGTCGTGCAGTTCCGCGTGCCGTGGATCGACGACAGCGGCGAGGTGCAGATCAACCGCGGCTTCCGCGTCGAGTACAACTCGGCCATCGGGCCCTACAAGGGCGGCCTGCGCTTCAACCCGACCGTCTACCTGGGCATGCTCAAGTTCCTCGGCTTCGAGCAGGTGTTCAAGAACGCGTTGACGACGCTGCCGATGGGCGGCGGCAAGGGCGGCTCGGACTTCGACCCCAAGGGCAAGTCCAACCGCGAGATCATGCACTTCTGCCAGAGCTTCATGACGGAGCTCTCGCGCCACATCGGCCCGAACACCGACGTGCCTGCCGGCGACCTGGGCGTGGGCGGTCGCGAGATCGGCTACCTGTTCGGCCAGTACAAGCGCCTGCGCAACGAGTGGAGCGGCGTGCTCACCGGCAAGGGCCTCGAGTTCGGCGGCTCGCTGGCGCGCACGGAGGCTACGGGCTACGGCCTGGTGTACTTCGTCGACGAGTACCTCAAGTGCCACGGCGACTCGTTCGCCGGCAAGACGGTCGTCGTGCACGGCTCGGGCAACGTCGCCATCTACGCCGTGCAGAAGGTCACGCAGCTCGGCGGCAAGGTCGTAGCCTGCTCCGACACGAAGGGCTGGATCTACGACGCCGAGGGCATCGACTACAAGGTGCTCGAGGACATCTACAACGCCAAGCGCTCCGGCCACGACAAGGGCGTGAGCCTGGCCATGTACGTCGACCAGCGCCCCGGCGCCGAGTGGCACGAGGGCGACGGCCGTGGCGTGTGGCAGATCCCGTGCGACGTCGCGCTGCCGTGCGCTCGCGAGAACACGCTGCACCTCGAGGACGCCAAGGCGCTCGTCGCCAACGGCTGCAAGGTCGTCGGCGAGGGCGCGAACATGCCGACGACGCTCGACGCCACGGCGTACCTGCAGGAGAACGGCGTCGCGTTCTTCCCGGGCAAGGCTGCCAACGCTGGCGGCGTCGCGGTGTCCGGCCTGGAGATGAGCCAGAACTCCGAGCGCCTGAGCTGGACGTTCGAGGAGGTCGACTCCCGCCTCGAGACCATCATGCGTGGCATCTACCACACGTGCGACGACGCGGCCCGCGCGTACGGCCACGAGGGCAACTACGTCATGGGCGCCAACATCGCCGGCTTCAAGAAGGTCGCCGACGCCATGATGGCCCAGGGCATCGTGTAA
- a CDS encoding gamma-glutamyltransferase family protein, whose product MADTPSPAAPTPLAPFDPTYQRHPSRRYPVYARGGMVNCSSPQAAAAGLEALRAGGTAVDAAVAAASALTVVEPTANGIGSDAFALVWSARDQKLYGLNSSGPAPAAISIERVLADGRAEDGKMPKLGWTPVTVSGAPGAWAALTKRFGRRSLADNLAPAVRYAREGYPCAPNLSLMWQRSFDKYAPLAGEDAFAEWFVTFAPQGRAPLAGELVTLPHHADTLEAIGATDAAAFYSGDIARAIDADSRAHGGYLRYEDLAAFEPQWVEPLSVDYHGYTVCEIPPNGQGIAALMALGTLEALDGLGGPLAAPGGSLAFGGSGRTDSIEPDLALHRQIEAMKLAFADAFAHVTDPTRMDVDPHELLTPELCARRAARISEHAQDFGPTLPPHSNTVYLCCADAEGNMVSYIQSNYMGFGSGIVVRGTGVALQNRGHDFSLDPTAANALAPGKRTYHTIIPGFLMRDGRPVGPFGVMGGYMQPQGHVQVVCNYVDGRLDPQQALDAPRWQWLRDGSLIVEDRFDAELARKLARRGHRVRVELDTSEFGRGQMIVRLDNDTLVGGCESRTDSLIACW is encoded by the coding sequence ATGGCAGACACGCCCTCCCCCGCCGCCCCGACTCCGCTGGCCCCGTTCGACCCCACGTACCAGCGCCATCCCTCGCGCCGCTATCCCGTGTACGCCCGCGGCGGCATGGTGAACTGTTCCTCGCCCCAGGCGGCCGCGGCCGGCCTTGAGGCCCTGCGAGCCGGAGGCACGGCCGTCGACGCCGCCGTTGCCGCGGCCAGCGCGCTCACCGTCGTGGAGCCCACGGCCAACGGCATCGGCTCCGATGCGTTCGCCCTCGTGTGGTCGGCGCGCGACCAGAAGCTCTACGGCCTCAACTCGAGCGGCCCCGCCCCGGCGGCCATCTCCATCGAGCGCGTCCTCGCCGACGGGCGCGCCGAGGATGGCAAGATGCCCAAGCTCGGGTGGACGCCCGTCACCGTCTCGGGCGCTCCCGGCGCTTGGGCGGCGCTCACGAAGCGCTTCGGCCGCCGCTCCCTGGCCGACAACCTCGCGCCGGCCGTGCGCTACGCCCGCGAGGGCTATCCCTGCGCGCCGAACCTCTCGCTCATGTGGCAGCGCTCGTTCGACAAGTACGCGCCACTGGCCGGTGAGGATGCCTTCGCCGAGTGGTTCGTCACGTTCGCGCCGCAGGGCCGTGCACCGCTGGCCGGCGAGCTCGTCACGCTGCCCCACCACGCCGACACGCTTGAGGCGATCGGTGCCACGGACGCCGCCGCGTTCTACTCGGGCGACATCGCGCGCGCCATCGACGCCGACAGCCGCGCGCACGGCGGCTACCTGCGCTATGAGGACCTCGCCGCGTTCGAGCCGCAGTGGGTCGAACCGCTGAGCGTCGACTACCACGGCTACACCGTCTGCGAGATTCCGCCCAACGGCCAGGGCATCGCCGCGCTCATGGCGCTGGGGACGCTCGAGGCGCTCGACGGGCTCGGCGGCCCCCTCGCGGCACCGGGAGGCTCGCTGGCGTTCGGAGGCTCCGGGCGCACGGACAGCATCGAGCCCGACTTGGCGCTCCACCGGCAGATCGAGGCGATGAAGCTCGCGTTTGCCGACGCATTCGCCCACGTCACGGACCCCACGCGCATGGACGTCGACCCCCACGAGCTGCTGACGCCCGAGCTGTGCGCCCGCCGCGCGGCGCGCATCAGCGAGCATGCGCAGGACTTCGGGCCCACGCTGCCGCCGCATAGCAACACGGTCTACCTGTGCTGCGCCGACGCCGAGGGCAACATGGTGAGCTACATCCAGTCGAACTACATGGGATTCGGCTCAGGCATCGTCGTGCGCGGGACGGGCGTCGCCCTGCAGAACCGCGGACACGACTTCTCGCTCGACCCGACGGCTGCCAACGCGTTGGCGCCGGGCAAGCGCACGTACCACACAATCATCCCCGGCTTCCTCATGCGCGACGGCCGCCCCGTGGGGCCGTTCGGCGTCATGGGCGGCTACATGCAGCCGCAGGGCCACGTGCAGGTCGTCTGCAACTACGTCGACGGGCGGCTCGACCCGCAGCAGGCGCTCGACGCGCCGCGCTGGCAGTGGCTGCGCGACGGCTCGCTCATCGTCGAGGACCGCTTCGATGCGGAGCTGGCCCGCAAGCTGGCGCGGCGCGGCCACCGCGTGCGCGTCGAGCTCGATACCAGCGAGTTCGGCCGCGGCCAGATGATCGTGCGGCTGGACAACGACACGCTCGTCGGCGGATGCGAGAGCCGCACGGATAGCCTCATCGCCTGCTGGTAG
- a CDS encoding molybdopterin-binding protein: protein MIPPKLCKVGQTITFEGYADDYGRHIVAVEFTFDDWKTYATYDTSASDPNLMVHWTYAYTPKQPGTYQLKVRSVTEDGRKSPIAAEATLIVEE from the coding sequence ATGATTCCTCCCAAGCTGTGCAAGGTCGGCCAGACCATCACGTTCGAGGGGTACGCCGACGACTACGGCCGCCACATCGTCGCCGTCGAGTTCACGTTCGACGACTGGAAGACGTACGCCACGTATGACACGAGCGCGTCCGACCCCAACCTCATGGTGCATTGGACGTACGCCTACACGCCGAAGCAGCCCGGCACGTACCAGCTCAAGGTGCGCTCCGTCACGGAGGACGGCCGCAAGAGCCCCATCGCCGCCGAGGCAACGCTCATCGTCGAGGAGTAG
- a CDS encoding type II toxin-antitoxin system RelB/DinJ family antitoxin: MSATQMNTRIDEALKREGDEVLARCGYSPSQAIRALWTYLVQTGDVPSFMKEWHRNEFEAERRRRLACVREGSGSVLRLAEEMGLVPCSAGAPSEEVRCDGRNA, from the coding sequence GTGTCTGCGACCCAGATGAACACGCGTATCGATGAGGCGCTCAAGCGCGAGGGCGACGAGGTATTGGCGCGCTGTGGCTACTCGCCGAGCCAGGCAATCCGGGCGCTGTGGACATATCTCGTCCAGACGGGGGACGTCCCCTCGTTTATGAAGGAGTGGCATCGCAACGAGTTTGAGGCCGAGCGTCGGCGCAGGCTTGCGTGTGTGCGCGAAGGTTCGGGCAGCGTGTTGCGTCTGGCCGAGGAGATGGGCCTGGTGCCCTGCTCTGCTGGGGCTCCCTCCGAGGAGGTGAGGTGCGATGGCCGCAACGCTTAA
- a CDS encoding ammonia-forming cytochrome c nitrite reductase subunit c552, whose amino-acid sequence MHKHARKWAFAGSSIVAFCAAVGVSAALCASAPQALAADGAQEPTKEEITAVAQSDPSSVTEDEWGVLYPLEYGSYHQSTVKADGQPHGHYDLKAKLLAPVVRDGTTLITDDSGNYAISGFEYDEASHQWVIAEDQLGAVAAQEFKQGCFSCKTSNFDIVYEEKGPGIFVAELDQDFVDTVDGQVWDCKTCHDGDPSSSAPDAQLTYWSQLARDAYDDFDAAERACGQCHNSLDYRSHITDQETMDGFAPYQFGTDIDALYDAVVEDGICGVDEETGALVSTLSHPDVEFTQGSAMRELGVTCVSCHMPQATDEQTGATYTSHNASGSPLESEDSLNYCLSCHSAQGIETTADMKAMVKERQAEAAEIEKAADEKRTEVHELLAQANQSGAVDEATLQEARDKYSRADAYLQAVMGSADYGVKVAHNPMATDNYTAQASALLDEVKELLA is encoded by the coding sequence ATGCACAAGCACGCCAGGAAGTGGGCCTTCGCGGGCTCGTCAATCGTCGCGTTTTGCGCTGCCGTAGGGGTGAGCGCTGCACTGTGCGCTTCAGCGCCGCAGGCTCTGGCAGCCGACGGAGCTCAAGAGCCGACAAAGGAGGAGATCACCGCAGTTGCGCAGTCCGATCCTTCTTCGGTCACCGAGGACGAATGGGGCGTGCTGTATCCTCTCGAGTACGGCTCGTATCACCAGAGTACGGTCAAGGCCGATGGCCAGCCGCACGGCCACTACGACCTCAAGGCTAAGCTGCTTGCCCCGGTCGTGCGCGACGGCACGACACTCATCACCGACGATAGCGGCAACTATGCCATCTCTGGCTTTGAGTATGACGAGGCGAGTCACCAGTGGGTCATCGCCGAGGATCAGCTTGGCGCTGTGGCCGCCCAGGAGTTCAAGCAGGGCTGCTTCTCGTGCAAGACGTCGAACTTTGACATCGTCTACGAGGAGAAGGGGCCCGGCATCTTCGTGGCCGAGCTCGACCAGGACTTCGTCGACACCGTTGATGGCCAGGTGTGGGACTGCAAGACCTGCCACGATGGAGACCCGTCCTCGAGCGCGCCCGACGCCCAGCTCACGTACTGGTCGCAACTGGCTCGCGATGCGTACGACGACTTCGACGCCGCCGAGCGTGCTTGCGGCCAGTGCCACAACTCGCTGGACTATCGCTCGCACATCACCGACCAGGAGACGATGGACGGTTTTGCTCCGTATCAGTTCGGCACGGACATTGACGCGCTGTACGACGCGGTCGTTGAGGACGGCATCTGCGGCGTTGACGAGGAGACGGGCGCACTCGTCTCGACGCTGTCTCACCCCGATGTTGAATTCACCCAGGGTAGCGCGATGCGCGAGCTGGGTGTGACGTGCGTGAGCTGCCACATGCCGCAGGCCACCGACGAGCAGACGGGTGCCACGTACACGAGCCACAACGCCTCGGGCTCGCCGCTTGAGAGCGAGGACTCGCTGAACTACTGTCTGAGCTGCCACTCCGCGCAGGGCATTGAGACGACGGCCGACATGAAGGCCATGGTCAAAGAGCGCCAGGCCGAGGCCGCCGAGATCGAGAAGGCCGCCGACGAGAAGCGTACCGAGGTGCACGAGCTGCTGGCTCAGGCCAACCAGAGCGGCGCCGTTGACGAGGCCACGCTGCAGGAGGCACGCGACAAGTACTCCCGCGCCGACGCGTACCTACAGGCCGTCATGGGCTCGGCCGATTACGGCGTGAAGGTCGCCCACAATCCGATGGCGACCGACAACTACACGGCGCAGGCGAGTGCCCTGCTCGACGAGGTCAAGGAATTGCTTGCGTAG
- a CDS encoding DUF3365 domain-containing protein: MSARFGLVIVAVVTVAACIYLVWTHVAQQQGVQDKALTEARTLNAEMTAVWDYIDQSQNAINFNADGSYDFKGIYCAVAGKGIARRFTNEAEGYVIRYVREDPRTATDEPDAFEQAALDSFREDASTTEYYGRDTYEGQSMFRYVSLLTIKHNCLDCHGSPAGEFDETGFIKEGMALGDMAGAVSIMIPLAPYEAEATAGLVRSVVFFVVLAVAIVLIVRFALNRWVTQPLKAANVRLRSENEAKADFLAVMSHELRTPLSSIIAFTEIWEKRMRERGGGAGREGADVDDARLLSEIKENSQVLLEMVNNTIDVAKIEENRLEITRDEVDVVDVLGMVGSVVEPLALKQGIRLTKHVDADVPIVYTDAEALRKIVMNLASNAVKFTERGGEVAIGVRMGDGERGAVSIRELVITVSDTGCGIPEEEFERIFGKFSQSGFEMASSSQGSGLGLYLVRTLAERLGGSVSVQSEVGRGSVFTVTLPLDPFVSDAGDLSARGE; the protein is encoded by the coding sequence ATGTCGGCGAGATTCGGTCTCGTCATCGTCGCGGTCGTCACCGTTGCCGCCTGCATCTACCTTGTGTGGACGCACGTCGCCCAGCAGCAGGGCGTCCAGGACAAGGCGCTGACCGAGGCGCGCACGCTCAACGCAGAGATGACGGCCGTGTGGGACTACATCGACCAGTCCCAGAACGCCATCAACTTCAATGCAGACGGCTCCTATGACTTCAAGGGAATCTACTGCGCCGTGGCCGGCAAGGGCATTGCCCGCCGCTTTACGAACGAAGCCGAGGGCTATGTGATCCGCTACGTTCGAGAAGACCCGCGCACGGCGACCGACGAGCCCGACGCCTTCGAGCAGGCGGCGCTTGACAGCTTTAGGGAGGACGCCTCGACGACGGAGTATTACGGTCGCGACACCTACGAAGGCCAGAGCATGTTCCGCTATGTCTCGTTGCTCACGATCAAACACAACTGCCTCGACTGTCACGGGTCTCCTGCTGGCGAGTTCGATGAGACGGGCTTTATCAAGGAGGGCATGGCGCTGGGCGATATGGCGGGGGCGGTGAGCATCATGATCCCGCTTGCGCCATATGAGGCGGAGGCGACGGCGGGGCTCGTCCGCTCTGTCGTGTTCTTTGTCGTGCTTGCCGTGGCGATCGTGCTCATTGTGCGATTCGCGCTGAATCGTTGGGTCACGCAACCCCTGAAGGCTGCCAACGTACGCCTGCGGTCCGAAAACGAGGCCAAGGCTGACTTTCTGGCTGTCATGAGTCACGAGCTTCGCACTCCGCTGTCGTCCATTATCGCGTTCACGGAGATCTGGGAGAAGCGCATGCGGGAACGCGGCGGCGGTGCAGGCCGCGAGGGGGCCGATGTTGACGATGCGCGCCTACTGAGCGAGATAAAGGAAAACAGTCAGGTGTTGCTCGAGATGGTGAACAATACGATTGACGTTGCCAAGATCGAGGAGAATCGCCTGGAGATCACTCGCGATGAGGTGGATGTCGTCGACGTGCTTGGCATGGTGGGAAGCGTTGTCGAGCCGCTGGCGCTCAAACAAGGCATCCGCTTGACCAAGCACGTGGATGCGGACGTGCCTATTGTTTATACCGATGCTGAGGCCTTGCGCAAGATCGTGATGAACCTTGCGAGCAACGCCGTGAAGTTTACGGAGCGCGGCGGTGAGGTGGCCATTGGAGTGCGGATGGGCGATGGCGAGCGGGGCGCCGTGTCGATTCGCGAGCTCGTTATCACGGTGAGCGACACGGGGTGCGGCATCCCGGAGGAGGAGTTCGAGCGCATCTTCGGCAAGTTCAGCCAGTCGGGCTTTGAGATGGCCTCGTCTTCGCAGGGGAGCGGACTGGGGCTCTACCTTGTGCGAACGCTCGCCGAGCGTCTGGGCGGCAGCGTGAGCGTGCAAAGCGAGGTGGGTCGTGGCAGCGTGTTCACGGTGACGCTGCCCCTGGATCCCTTCGTTTCGGATGCTGGCGACCTGTCTGCGCGAGGTGAGTAG
- a CDS encoding ABC transporter substrate-binding protein yields the protein MQYCESALSSSKTQAPSVTRRGFLAGAAATAGLLALGSKGLASTPAIAAEGSDYKGPDADTSAAVQGGTLNWFIINPAGIEPFSSSENNGCMVTYALFDTLTALNNFDGQVTPLAAESWESNDDATQFTFHLRKDATFHNGAPVTSKDFKYSWERICKHDFKPSPSTQGSIITMVKGATEMQSGQASELAIECPDDYTLVVNLTQPFADFPIITTHPSTAPVPAGSTDTEEDFQKFRVAPIGNGPFQMDGQWEDGQRIVVKRYEGYTGEKPFIDGVNFAIYADDDTAWSEFQAGNLDFTLIPNGQFTASTTMYGTAEVDGNLVNPGKQVLSGKETTVYCIICNNEDAVMSNKDLRIALSYAINRQAICTTVLENSRTPVDDVLPPSLAGYQAGTWEHCPAESDKDKAAEYLDKAGYPADANGKRNLSLTLSTNTGSGNEDIFTMIQADLQAVGIDATIETQEWAAYLDALTAGDYQIGRMGFTADAPSAYSYLQDAFFKGAGSNYCKYDNPEFEAALNEAAGKTDADERAAGYQAADKIVAEDFPLIPLCVYGHGYVCSGRVNNLLMNMMGYARFNRCWLSA from the coding sequence ATGCAATATTGCGAATCTGCACTGTCCAGCAGCAAGACACAGGCGCCCTCCGTGACGCGTCGTGGCTTCCTCGCCGGCGCCGCAGCCACGGCTGGCCTGCTTGCGCTCGGTTCCAAAGGACTCGCTTCCACGCCTGCGATTGCTGCTGAGGGCTCCGACTACAAGGGTCCCGACGCCGACACGTCCGCTGCCGTCCAGGGCGGCACGCTCAACTGGTTCATCATCAACCCCGCCGGCATCGAGCCGTTCTCCTCGTCTGAGAACAACGGCTGCATGGTGACCTACGCGCTGTTCGACACGCTGACGGCGCTCAACAACTTCGATGGCCAGGTCACGCCGCTCGCGGCCGAGAGCTGGGAGTCCAACGACGACGCGACGCAGTTCACGTTCCACCTGCGCAAGGACGCCACGTTCCACAACGGCGCGCCCGTCACGTCGAAGGACTTCAAGTACAGCTGGGAGCGCATCTGCAAGCACGACTTCAAGCCGTCTCCCTCGACGCAGGGCTCCATCATCACGATGGTGAAGGGCGCCACGGAGATGCAGTCCGGTCAGGCCTCCGAGCTCGCCATCGAGTGCCCCGACGACTACACGCTCGTTGTGAACCTGACGCAGCCGTTTGCCGACTTTCCCATCATCACGACGCATCCCTCGACGGCGCCGGTGCCTGCGGGCTCGACGGATACTGAGGAGGACTTCCAGAAGTTCCGCGTCGCGCCCATCGGCAACGGCCCGTTCCAGATGGACGGCCAGTGGGAGGACGGTCAGCGCATCGTCGTGAAGCGCTACGAGGGCTACACGGGCGAGAAGCCGTTCATCGACGGCGTCAACTTTGCCATCTACGCTGATGACGACACGGCGTGGTCGGAGTTCCAGGCCGGCAACCTCGACTTCACGCTCATCCCCAACGGCCAGTTCACGGCCTCGACGACGATGTACGGCACGGCGGAGGTCGACGGCAACCTCGTGAACCCCGGCAAGCAGGTGCTCTCGGGCAAGGAGACGACTGTCTACTGCATCATCTGCAACAACGAAGACGCCGTGATGAGCAACAAGGACCTGCGCATCGCCCTGTCCTATGCCATCAACCGCCAGGCCATCTGCACGACGGTGCTTGAGAACTCGCGCACGCCTGTCGATGACGTGCTGCCGCCGTCGCTCGCCGGCTATCAGGCGGGCACCTGGGAGCACTGCCCGGCCGAGAGCGACAAGGACAAGGCAGCCGAGTACCTCGACAAGGCGGGCTACCCGGCCGACGCAAACGGCAAGCGCAACCTGTCGCTGACGCTGTCGACGAACACGGGCTCGGGCAACGAGGACATCTTCACGATGATCCAGGCCGACCTGCAGGCCGTGGGCATCGATGCGACGATCGAGACGCAGGAGTGGGCCGCCTACCTCGACGCCCTGACGGCGGGCGACTACCAGATCGGCCGCATGGGCTTCACGGCTGACGCGCCGAGCGCCTACTCCTACCTGCAGGACGCGTTCTTCAAGGGCGCGGGCAGCAACTACTGCAAGTACGACAACCCCGAGTTCGAGGCGGCGCTCAACGAGGCGGCAGGCAAGACGGATGCCGACGAGCGCGCTGCGGGCTACCAGGCCGCTGACAAGATCGTGGCCGAGGACTTCCCGCTCATCCCGCTGTGCGTGTACGGCCACGGCTACGTGTGCTCGGGCCGCGTGAACAACCTGCTCATGAACATGATGGGCTACGCGCGCTTCAACCGCTGCTGGCTGAGCGCGTAG
- a CDS encoding response regulator transcription factor, translated as MTARKGRDAMAKILVADDEPSLVSALGIILTGAGYTFFGACDGREALEKFAREKPDLVVLDIVMPHLDGFEACERIRAIDPDVPILMLSAKGDIVDKKIGFRAGADDYLTKPFNEEEILLRIEALLRRRARRGGAKEVPSGGSGHGRGMTEPVTIGDLHIDPRRCEVTVHGRTVALTPKEFQILALMADAPGKVFTREDLIEAIWGKEYEGSAISIPTYVRRIREKIEDNPSSPVYLQTVWRFGYRLGA; from the coding sequence ATGACGGCGCGAAAGGGGAGGGACGCGATGGCGAAGATTCTGGTGGCAGATGACGAGCCGAGCCTCGTGTCGGCTCTGGGCATCATCCTGACTGGAGCTGGCTATACGTTTTTTGGCGCATGCGATGGTCGAGAGGCTCTTGAGAAATTTGCACGCGAGAAGCCCGACCTCGTCGTGCTCGATATTGTGATGCCGCATCTTGACGGTTTCGAGGCATGCGAGCGTATTCGCGCCATCGATCCCGATGTCCCCATCCTCATGTTGTCAGCAAAGGGCGACATCGTTGATAAAAAGATCGGTTTCAGGGCTGGGGCCGACGACTACCTCACAAAACCGTTCAACGAGGAAGAGATCTTACTACGCATCGAGGCGCTGCTGCGTCGCCGCGCCCGACGGGGCGGAGCCAAGGAGGTGCCCAGCGGAGGTAGTGGCCACGGCCGCGGCATGACGGAACCCGTTACGATCGGCGATCTCCACATCGATCCGCGTCGCTGCGAGGTGACGGTTCACGGGCGCACTGTGGCACTGACACCCAAAGAGTTCCAGATCCTGGCGCTCATGGCTGACGCGCCGGGCAAGGTTTTCACGCGAGAGGACCTGATCGAGGCGATCTGGGGCAAGGAATACGAGGGCAGCGCCATCAGCATCCCGACATACGTTCGTCGCATCCGAGAAAAGATCGAGGACAATCCGTCGAGTCCCGTCTACCTACAGACTGTCTGGCGCTTTGGCTATCGCCTCGGCGCGTAG
- a CDS encoding VanZ family protein, which yields MVVLMCIIWGNSMVPGQQSGELSSGVLEMIQQGMASLGIPAGWLTEHIVRKAAHFTEYLCLGLVAMQALRPHRAAQGHRTARALAVALLLVLTPLVDETIQLFSDGRGSMVSDVWIDISGAATGCLITLLLSFAFGALRPERRPDAPEAHSNKN from the coding sequence ATGGTCGTGCTCATGTGCATCATCTGGGGCAACTCCATGGTGCCCGGGCAGCAGAGCGGCGAGCTGAGCTCCGGCGTGCTCGAGATGATCCAGCAGGGCATGGCGTCTCTGGGCATCCCCGCGGGCTGGCTCACGGAGCACATCGTCCGCAAGGCCGCCCACTTCACCGAGTACCTGTGCCTGGGACTCGTGGCCATGCAGGCGCTGCGACCGCACCGCGCCGCCCAGGGGCATCGGACCGCCAGGGCGCTCGCCGTGGCGCTGCTGCTCGTGCTCACGCCGCTCGTCGACGAGACGATCCAGCTGTTCTCCGACGGGCGCGGCAGCATGGTGAGCGACGTGTGGATCGACATCAGCGGCGCCGCGACCGGCTGCCTCATCACGCTGCTGCTCAGCTTCGCCTTCGGTGCGCTGAGGCCTGAGCGTCGCCCAGATGCGCCCGAGGCGCACAGCAACAAGAATTAG